The Loxodonta africana isolate mLoxAfr1 chromosome 5, mLoxAfr1.hap2, whole genome shotgun sequence region TGGGGTAAACTTTGGGCATAGCATTTCAGAAAGTGCCAATAAAAACAAGATTAAATTGAAAACAGCATCTGGAATATTTTTTAGTTAGACATTggaggaaaatagaaaaatatggcTTATGCTGACATTGTTAATCATTTAATTTAGGATGGCTGGGCATTTGGTCTGGTAAGcaaaaatgttttcataacaaGACTTTCAATTGTCATGGTAGCATCACCTCAGTAGTTCAGTGGGAGACTAGGGTCCCAGTCCCAGCCATGGGAAAAATTTTTCCTGCTGTTAACAGTGGAATTTATTTGGAAATATGGTATGAGGTTCCTAACTTCAACATTGGGCTGCATTACAGTGTGATCAATGATATTTTTCTTAGAGGGGCAAGAGGTGGTTATTAAATTAAGTTACTTATGGCTTTCAGCCAATCATCTCTTTCTAGCATATTATTCACTCTCTTTGCAAAAGAGACATGTGACCATCTAAAATTCCTCTAAGAGTATTAAATTAGGTGAAAAGATAAGATGAGGGGCTACTCATTTTACATCTGAAcaaattgattaaaatattttatataaatcctAGACATATTTGGGAATGGGAAGGTGATAAGAGTCTCTTTCTCTATCAATTTTAGACTTTGATAATTTTAGCAAAAGCATTTAACTGAATAACTCTCTGGCAAAACCAGTTGAATGGCTGGAGACAAGTCACTGTGTATCTTTGCACCTTAATATCTGTTTCTATAAGATGAGAAGCTTTGACTTTCATAACTATCAAGATCTCCCAGATGCAAAAACCCTGGGCTAGGTGTAAAAAGTGTACCGAGACCCAAAGGTGCAGCTTGAGTCATCCAGGAACTCACAGTCAATATACTTCATCACATTCACGGCTCCCTTCATCTCTAACCATCTTAGATTTctaatttcttcaccatttctaCATGATCATATAGCAGTTAAATACCTGCATAAAtccttgtggaaaaaaaaaaacaaacaacagcacttttttttttttaaataaatttgtcttttgtGAATAAGTGATGTATAGGTAACAGGATAATATATTTGACATTTCAATAAAAGAACCTAGTCTGGTGGAATATTATATGAATGCCAGCAAAAAGCAACAAGCtgttggtgagtggcatctggggtcttaaacagctTGTACGCGACTAAGATtcatcaattagtcccaacctaccaggagcaaaggagaatgaagagcaccaaagacacaaggaaaatattagcccaagagacaaaagggccacgtaaaccagagaatccatcagcctgagaccagaagaactagatggcacccagctaccaccaaagactgccctgacagggaacacaacagaaagtccttgatggagcaggagaaaagtgggatgcaggactcaaatttaataaaaagaccaggtttaatggtctgactaagactgagGAACTCCCAAAGCCATGGCCCCAGACACTCCGTTAACCCAGAATGAAaagcattcctgaagcccactcttcagacaaagattagactggactgtaaaacataaaataatactcgtgaagagcatgcttcttggttcaagcagatacatgagactaaatgggtggctcctgtccagaggcaagattagaaggcagaaaagACAAgaactggttggatggacatgagaaacctggggtggaaaagggaagtgtgctgtcacatcatagggattgcaactagtgtcacatagcaatatgtgtataagtttttatatgagaaattacttgagctgtaaactttcacctaaaacacaactaaaaaaaaaaaaaagcaatgggtTGGAAAGAAAGTACTTCATATCTGGCCCAGCCCTGCTTCTTGTGTGCTATGTGACCAAGAATCAATCAATTACGCCCTTTGGACTACATCTCTTATATATGAAACAAAGATATACTCAAGATGACCTCTAAAGATTATAATTCCAGAGTTAATCGAAAATCATTTTGGGCAAATTAGAATATTATATGTGATCTTCTGTccatatttatattatttaagaGCCTGTATTTgtgaaagagtccctgggtggtacaaacagttaaggactcagctactaactgaaaggttgacagttcagcccaaccagaggcacctcagacaaaaggcctgttgatctgcttttgaaagttcacaaacttgaaaatcctgtggagtgcagttctaccctgcacacatgggatcaccatgagtcagaatcagctcaatacaactgtttttgtttgttttttataaacaCATAACTAGGACTCCATTAAAACTCTCAACAATTTCTTAGGTTATTAAATGAAAAGCAGCTGTACTATGGCAATAGAAGAAATCCTTTTCCATCGAGGAAATAGAATTTGTCCCACCAAAGGCTAAAGAAGTTCACATTAAGGTAATGAGACTTAGAGCGCATAAGCCTAATATGTGATCAAGGCTAAACTGAGTATAGAATTATTGTGATGTTGGATTCTTAAATAAAGAGACAATTCACAAATTTTGGATATTAATTCTCTTACTGGTTCTTGTCTATTGTAAAGGATCTGGCCATACTGTATTTGAAATCAATCTTAACTATCCATTAAAAAGCAATGATCTATTCACCCCATTAAAGCTTTCTTTTGTTGAATTTTTATTGACACAgtgtctgataaaaaaaaaaaaaatgttagtaaCCATGACTAATGACTTCTTTTAAAATCTTCTGGTTTGGACAACAGGTTGGTGAGTAAGTGTTGCTGACAATCTTTCTCTGATCTTCTCCTGTTACATGAACAGTAATAGTAAGATTTTGTTCCTCACTTATCTCCTTGCACACAAGAGGGCTAGTGACTCCTTTGCCAGTCACATGGTAACATCCGCATTCTGGTTCCCACAAAAGAGCACAAATTTTCTACAACAAACTACTAAGGCTCAAAGTAGGGCCAGAGACAGCAATGTCGTTAGTGCTTTGAAGACAGAGATCTTGTCTGATGGCTGATATTAGGCtcagaattttctttctttttttcccccttggctgtaattttttttttttaattgtgcattaggtgaaagtttacagagaaaattagtttcccacctgatagtttgtacataaagtgttccataacATTGGTTTCATTCTCCACAGTGTGTTGGCAGTCTCTCCATTTTCACcctaggttccccatttcctttcattgtgattttctacccctccctgccttcacatctttgcttttggcaaatgTTGCACTTTTgatgtataattgattgttctaaggagcatgttcctctcaggtgttattgtttattttatgaatcTGTCTGTagtttggctgaaaagtgatctCTAGGAaaggcttcagttccagttctgaagggtatcttagggccatagtctcaggggttcctccaatctctgtcagaccagtaagtctgatctttttttttaatttgatttttgttctacagtttatCTCccactttgtctgggaccctctgttgcaATCCAAGTCAGAGCAGTTCatagtggtaactgggcaccacctagttcttctggtctctgggttgtgtaggctgtgcttcatgtggcccattagtcctttggactaattgcttccttgagtctttggttttctttactcctTTGCTTCAGACAAGAAGAGACCattaattgtatcttagatggccacttgcaagattttaagaccccaggcactacttaccaaagtaggatgcaaaactttgtctttatgagctatattgtgccaattgacgtagatgtccccctAGTCTATGGCCCTTCACCTATGAGCCTAACAACTTCATTCctagaggtgtttggttatatttaaGAAGTGTTCCTTACTGTGGTCCTTTTGTACTCTGTTGTCTATATAAGCAGCACCTAtagttatgtatgtagaaatatccaccaccggATCTATACTTGCAGGTAGGTGTGTTTTCTTACAGCCTCTCATACCTCTTGGCATACCTATGTATCTGTTCGTAAATTATTTTTGTTagtactattgttgcaggattgtctatgctatagtaaTTACTATTGTTGCCTTTTGTTCTCACATTCTCTCAGTGTCCtcttttgccttggtcatgttttgctgacttccctcaTATTGTGTATAGCCTTTCCCTTCATCAATATTAACATGTGTCTTCTATCCAGTTAGCaatttttcctccctccccctgtcaTCACTGGTAACTGCCAAAGTAGTCTCAGAATTTTCTAAGGGTCATCACAATTATGTTAGGCAACCATAttgaataaataattataatCTCTTCAAGAGTAAATTAAATATCCTCCCCACTGTAAAATAACCAGTTTACTGGTGAATCCAAAGTTCTCATCTTTAAATAGAGATTTTGGCCACAGGAATCTGTCGCACAGATGACCATGTGATGAAAGGAGCGATGATGGAGTCTAAGTTTCCAGGGGTTGTGAGACATGAAGCAAATGGGGTTGTGGAGAGTATTGGAAAAGGAGTCACTACTGTGAAGCCAGGTATGTGATGTCAATTAAGTGTCAAATTTGAAATAAGTTGGGTTTTGATTATTCTTAAAGGAAATAGCACACACTAGGAAATATTAGTTGGCTAAATAAAGGTTGTCTGTTTGAAGCTACTCAGTGGTACCACGGAataaagtcctgatgatctatttccgttaagattacagccaagaaaatcctatggcacagttttactccgtaacacttggggtcaccatgattcgacattgatttgatggcaacaaacaacaacagcaacaacagaaagaaagaacTTTATGACAATTTTTTAGCTGACACttagtcaacttcaactcatggcaaccccctatGTTTCAGGGTAGAAAGCAAGCTCCACAATTTAGGGGGATAAAAGGATACAAAGAGAATGGGTTGTAAAGAGTGAAGTTTAATTTGGCAAAATCTCAACTTTTAGCACCCAAGCCTTATGGTGCTTATAAACCTTAGTGTACTTTTAAGAAATTCTTGCAAGAAATATGgttttaattaacatttatttatttaacattttaatgttaGTGAGCAGTGTTTTGTACCATGTTTTTTCCCTAGGTGACAAAGTCAtccctctctttctttcacaGTGTGGAGAATGCAATGCTTGCCACAGCCGAGATGGTGACCTTTGCATTAGGAGCAAGTATGTTTTAGTCATTTTTACTCTGATGCCATTTCATTTGTTCCTTTCTGAATTAAATTAACTAATACGTGGTTTTAATGCAACAAATGGTGTTACTGGTTGTGGAGTACTGGCTGATGGCACTAGCAGATTTACATGCAAGAGCAAACCTGTCTatcacaaaaaaaacccaaaccctttgccatcgagttgattccgactcttaacgaccctataggacagagtagaactgccccataggatttccaaggctgtaaactttacagaagccgactaccacatctttctcctgcagagcggctgggggatttgaactgccagcctttcacttagcagctgagcaattaacaaccagggctcctttcataaagattacagcctaggtaaccctatgagcagttctactgtgtcttatagggatgctatgagtcagaatcaactagacacacacaacaacagcaacgataTTAgagaaaggatccctggtggcacagggttaaggattcggttgctaaccaaaaggttggcagttagaacttaCCAGTGTCTCCAAGAGAGAAacacctggtaatctgctcctgtaaagattacagcctagaaaactttatggggcagttctactctgtcacattgggtggCTAAGAGttttgactccacggcaactaatgacaacaaaattagaaaaaaagtctttaggtggtgcaaacggcttGTGGTACTGAGGAAGAAAAAGCCCTGGAGTTTGTTTCCtttaaggttacagccaagaaaatcctatggagcagttctactctgtaatacatgggatcaccgtgagtcggaatcgactcaacagcaactaataactaATAACAATATTAGAaatatggtgcaaatggttaaaagatccctggtggcacaatggttaagtatttggctacaaaccaaaaggttggaagttcaatccacccagagatggtgtggatgaaaggcctggttatctttttctgaaaaaccagctgttCAAAATCCTGTggtgcacagctctactctgacgcacataggTCAGAgacgactcaacagcaaccattttttgtttttttttggtttaatattacaGATAATTTGTGGGTTTCCCTTTCTGATGCTTCTTCCAGCATTTACATGAACTTTTCTCTCCATAGGTCACCCCTGGCTCTGCCTGTGTTGTCTTTGGCCTGGGAGGAGTTGGCCTTTCAGTCATCCTGGGGTGTAAATCAGCTGGTGCATCTAGGATCATTGGGATTGACATCAGCAAAGACAAATTTTAAAAGGCCATGACTGTAGGAGCCACTGAGTGCATCAGTCCCCAGGACTACACCAAGCCCATCAGTGAGGTGTTGTCAGAAATGATGGGTAACACTGTGGGGCATGCTTTTGAAATTATTGGGCATCTTGAAACCATGGTAAGAGTTCAGATTCAGGGAGCCACAAAATTGCCCAAACTCTTAAATATGATCAAGAGAAACTCATTCTCTATGGCCTTATTAACAATCAGCTAAGGAAATATCTGTTACCCAAGCGAAAACTGGTTACCACAAGGCAATTTTGCCTGAAAAGCCAAAAGCTTAAGAGAAAGTCTACCTGACCAAAATTAAACATCTTATCACACCACTCTCATGTGACTTGAGGGCAAAGAAGTCAGCCCATTTATCTAGAAGTTATCTTACTTGAATATGCATGTTTCTTGGAAAAGGTAATGGCATGTCTTAAACTTTAGCAAGCCAAACATCACTCTTCTCTCTAGGAGAGATAAGAATgagaagggtgtgtgtgtgtgtgtgtatgtataaggACAATTCCAAATGTGACAGTCTCATCCCCAAAATCCATGATCTATTCATCTTCTCACTCTTTCCACTTGAGCTTTGTTTTTCCTCACCTGAACTCCCTTAGAATATGAGCCTTCAAATTTCTGAAACATTTCTTGTTCTGGAGGCCAGCAGCACTAGAcctcaatttagaaaaataatataaagacAATTTTGCTTACAATTGAATAGTAGATGAAATTCACTTTAAAGTTTTGGGTAACTTAATTTAGCATCATTGCCATATCCCTTtcatagaactattccatagcaACAAATAGCATTCTGGGTTGTGTGTTAATGCAGTCCATATGCAATACTGAGTATATATTAGTGTCAATTGATTTTAAGGTGATACTTTGATGAACACTGATCTCTGAAAAATGCCAACATCTACTTCTATAGTCTAAACCCAAAacaaatattaaagaaataatgaataaataaatggatgaatgatgCCCAGAAAATGTGGTATTCGTCTCAATCTCTGCCAGCAGACACCAAGAAAAGAGACTCTTTTGTCCCAGACTGTAGTATTTGATTTTCaaactagattttaaaaaaaaaaggtaggttgGTTGATTTAGTATAGTTAATTCAATTTAATTTAGTTCAAATGACTTCCCATGGCTTATCTGAAGTGGTGATATTGTTCTAAGAATATCACAGGACTTGCCTGCTGTGCTTTATAGCACACTGAAAATGCCATGAACAGTGACCACATTAATTCTGCTTTCCTCCTTAAAGGGCAAAGGTGCATAGGAGTTTAATTATACACTAAGGTTgtgttgaaaattttaaaaagcaagtaGGAAAAGAAGGTATGACCAAGTCATGAAGCTAATTCAGACCTTGGAAACTGAGCTAAATGCTAGAACTGCCATAGTACTCAGGTCATTTCTAAGCCCAAGAGATATTATAAGACACATAAGGGACAAACTTTCTCCTTCATTTTGAACTAAGGCTGATGCCCTCACGTTCTGCCGTATGAGCTATGGGGCCAGTGTGGTGGTAGGCGCCCCTCCATCAGCCAAGATGCTCACCTAGGACCCCATGCTGCTCTTCACTGGGCGCATGTGGAAAGGATGTGTTTCTGGAGGTAAGGAAGGCAGAGTCTCTGGACCAGCAGGTGGTAGCTTTAACTCCGGGTGTGCTTTGGCAAGTGAGAGAAGTCTGTTGTCTCATCACACTTCCTTTAAAGATCTTTCATCCAAGGATACATCTGAAGTGATGAGATTGTGATCGCAATAATATAATTACCACCTGCCACCTTGATTTAGGGTTAATACTGGTCAATGTATTTTTAATATTAGCATCTGCAACTCAAGTTTCCCAGAGTTTTGGTTCAGGCTGATTAGGGGCACAGTCCCTATTTCGGATGATTTTATGTGACAGGAAGTTCTGATTTCATCCGctattcttttcaacaaatatgGTTATGGAAAATGAAATTTGTCCAATTCACAGTTGCATCAGCAA contains the following coding sequences:
- the LOC100658769 gene encoding LOW QUALITY PROTEIN: all-trans-retinol dehydrogenase [NAD(+)] ADH7 (The sequence of the model RefSeq protein was modified relative to this genomic sequence to represent the inferred CDS: inserted 1 base in 1 codon; deleted 1 base in 1 codon; substituted 5 bases at 5 genomic stop codons) → MDESQDWQTRSQQREPNIRQKSLFAEIXDQEKDKISTAGKVIKXKAAVLWQXKKSFSIEEIEFVPPKAKEVHIKILATGICRTDDHVMKGAMMESKFPGVVRHEANGVVESIGKGVTTVKPGDKVIPLFLSQCGECNACHSRDGDLCIRSNVTGCGVLADGTSRFTCKSKPVYHKKNPNPLPSSYSQENPMEQFYSVIHGITVTPGSACVVFGLGGVGLSVILGCKSAGASRIIGIDISKDKFXKAMTVGATECISPQDYTKPISEVLSEMMGNTVGHAFEIIGHLETMADALTFCRMSYGASVVVGAPPSAKMLTXDPMLLFTGRMWKGCVSGGMKHRDDIPKLATDFLRRKFDLDQLITQVLAFKKXNKAFELLYSGQRFLFVFGYPEESLHGANG